The following DNA comes from Agromyces mangrovi.
CTGCGGTGAGTGCCAGACGCAGGGCGCGGTCGGGGTGACCTGTCCCGAGTGCATGCGGGACCAGCGTCAGCAGGCGCCCCGGGTGCGTTCGCGGGTGCTCAAGCGCGCCAGCTCGGGCGCGCCGGTGGTGACGTATACCCTCATCGGCATCACGGTCGCGGTGTTCGTGCTGCAGCTCATCCCGGGGCTGGGCATCACGAATCGGCTGTACTTCACGCCGCTCGCGATGAGCGAGATCGCGTTCGAGCCGTGGCGCATGATCACGACCATGTTCGTGCACTCGACCGGCCTGATCTTCCACGTGCTGCTGAACATGTACACGCTGTGGATCTTCGGCCAGTTGCTCGAGGGACTGCTCGGCCGCGGGCGCTTCCTCGCGCTCTACTTCATCTCGGGGTTCGCGGGTTCGGTCGGCGTGATCTGGCTGTCGAATCCGAACACGGCCGTCGTCGGGGCATCCGGCGCCATCTTCGGCCTGATGGGCGCGTTCCTCGTCATCCAGCGACGGCTCGGCGGGCAGGCCACGCAGCTGCTGATCCTGGTCGGCATCAACCTCGTGATCGGGTTCGTTCCCGGGTTCAACATCGCCTGGCAGGCGCACCTCGGCGGACTCGTCGGCGGCGCGCTGGTCGGCCTGATCTTCGTGGAGACGCGCGAACGCTCGCGGCGCGGCCTGCAGATCGGCTTGCTGGTCGCACTGTCGGCGCTGCTCGTACTGCTCAGCCTGCGGTACTTCTTCTTCCCGCTGATCTGAGCTTCAGACCATCCGGCCCGAGAGTTATCCACAGGGTTCTCCACATCTGGGGAGAGTTACAGGGGTGTAATTGTCGCCCTTAAGGGGGACGCGGCCGAGTCGACCGCACAAGAGCGGGGCGGATGCCCGTCGCATCCGCCCCGCTCTTCGAGTTCGTGTCTCGCGGCCGCTATCGCCAGCGCGTCGTCATGAGGAAGCCGATGAACGCGATGCCGAACCCGACGAGGATGTTCCACGAGCCGAGGTCGGGCACCGGCCACTGACCCTGGCTCACGTAGAAGACGATGATCCACGCGAGGCCGACGAGCATGAAGCCGAACATGACCGGCTTGAACCACACCGGGTTCGGGGTCTCGTCGGAGTTGGTCTGCTCGACGCGCTCGGGCTTCGAGGAGTTCGCACGTGCCATGCGCCCGATTCTACCGTGCACGCGCGTTCGGCCGGAATCGATTGGGGGTAGGGTGATCCGGTGACGCGAGTGCTGGTGATCGACAACTACGACAGCTTCGTCTACACGCTGAACGGCTACCTGCAGGAGCTCGGCGCGGAGACGGTCGTGGTGCGCAACGACGACATCCCCGTGGCGGACCTCGCCGCGCGCATGGGCGAGTTCGACGCCGTGCTGGTGTCGCCCGGTCCGGGCAAGCCCGCCGATGCCGGCGTCTCCATCCCGGCGGTCGAGGTGGCGCTCGGCACGGGCCAGCCGCTGCTCGGCGTCTGCCTCGGGCACCAGGCCATCGCCGAGGCGTTCGGCGGCGTGGTCACGAACGCCGAAGAGCTGATGCACGGCAAGACCTCGTCGATCGTGCACGACGACAGCCCGTTCTACGACGGCGTGCCGCAGCGGTTCACCGCGACGCGCTACCACTCGCTCGCCGTGGTCGACGGCACGATCCCCGACGACCTGGTCGTCACCTCGCGCACCGAGGGCGGCGTGATCATGGGACTCCGCCACGCGAGCGCCCCGATCTTCGGCGTGCAGTTCCACCCCGAGTCGGTGCTCACCGAGGGCGGCTACCGCATGCTCGGCAACTGGCTCGAGTCGGTCGGCCTCGTGGGCGCGGCCGAGCGCGCGGTGGGCATGAGTCCGCACATGAAGTCGGCCTGAGCCGGGCGCACGTCGCGTGACGGCGAGCGGATGCCCCGGGGCATCCGCTCGATCGATCAGCCGTCGTCGCCGTCGTTCCCGTTGCCGCCGCCGTCGTTCGACGCGCCCGCGCAGTAGCGGAGCGTGACGTCGGACTTCTGCGGCACGTCCCCCGGGGCAGCGACTGCTGCACCACGGGGTCGTTCGGCTGGGCCGGGCACGAGCTGTCGGGCTGCGGCACCGGGTTCAGCTGGAGCGTGCTGCCGCGCAGCAACGAGCTCGCGGTCGACAGCGGCTGGCCCGTGAGGTCGGGGAGCGTGACGAGCCCGCTCGAGACGCGGAAGTTGACCGTCGAGCCCACCGTGACCGAGCTGCCGCCCGCCGGGTCGGTCGCGAGCACGATGTCTGCCGCGACGGTGGGGGAGTTCTCTCGCGTCTCGCTCCCGGCGGTGAGGCCGCGGCTCTCGAGCGACTCCTTCGCCTGGTCGAGCGACTGGTTGCGCAGGTCGGGCACGTCGACCACCTCGCGGCCGGTCGACACGTAGACGCGCACGACCACCTGTCCGGG
Coding sequences within:
- a CDS encoding rhomboid family intramembrane serine protease, whose amino-acid sequence is MRDQRQQAPRVRSRVLKRASSGAPVVTYTLIGITVAVFVLQLIPGLGITNRLYFTPLAMSEIAFEPWRMITTMFVHSTGLIFHVLLNMYTLWIFGQLLEGLLGRGRFLALYFISGFAGSVGVIWLSNPNTAVVGASGAIFGLMGAFLVIQRRLGGQATQLLILVGINLVIGFVPGFNIAWQAHLGGLVGGALVGLIFVETRERSRRGLQIGLLVALSALLVLLSLRYFFFPLI
- a CDS encoding cell division protein CrgA; this translates as MARANSSKPERVEQTNSDETPNPVWFKPVMFGFMLVGLAWIIVFYVSQGQWPVPDLGSWNILVGFGIAFIGFLMTTRWR
- a CDS encoding anthranilate synthase component II; translated protein: MTRVLVIDNYDSFVYTLNGYLQELGAETVVVRNDDIPVADLAARMGEFDAVLVSPGPGKPADAGVSIPAVEVALGTGQPLLGVCLGHQAIAEAFGGVVTNAEELMHGKTSSIVHDDSPFYDGVPQRFTATRYHSLAVVDGTIPDDLVVTSRTEGGVIMGLRHASAPIFGVQFHPESVLTEGGYRMLGNWLESVGLVGAAERAVGMSPHMKSA